A single region of the Lotus japonicus ecotype B-129 chromosome 4, LjGifu_v1.2 genome encodes:
- the LOC130711307 gene encoding protein HOTHEAD-like, producing the protein MGGVWWWKLLFAALAVTLLSAEYCASQKDPKYTFMHNATTAANISYYDYIIIGGGTAGCPLAATLSQNYSVLVLERGGSPYGNPNITNLDTFGAALSDISPTSPSQRFISQDGVINSRARVLGGGSCLNAGFYSRASPQYVREAGWDGKTANESYQWVEKLVAFKPQVKQWQSAVRDGLLEIGVVPNNDFTYDHIYGTKVGGTIFDEQGFRHIAADLLEYANPIGITVLLHAPVQRILFRMKGARKPRAHGVVYRDALGRKHKAYLKQGSKNEIIVSAGALGSPQLLMLSGVGPAQHLRAHNISVTLDQPLVGQGMADNPMNAIFIPSPVPVEVSLIEVVGITSFGSYIEAASGENFAGGSPKDYGMLSPKIGQLSTVPPKQRTPEALSKAIESMSTLDQAAFRGGFILEKIMGPFSTGHLELQTRNPNDNPSVTFNYFQDPRDLQRCVQGLTTVEKVIESKAFSPFKYETMPISVLLNITASSPVNLLPKHANVSTSLEQFCKDTVMTIWHYHGGCQVGRVVDSDYKVLGVDALRVVDGSTFISSPGTNPQATVMMLGRYMGVKILGERLAADDE; encoded by the exons ATGGGTGGTGTTTGGTGGTGGAAACTGCTTTTTGCTGCTCTTGCTGTGACTCTCTTGTCTGCTGAATATTGTGCTTCCCAGAAAG ATCCGAAGTATACATTCATGCACAATGCAACCACCGCAGCAAACATCTCATACTACGACTACATCATAATTGGGGGTGGCACTGCAGGTTGTCCTTTAGCTGCGACCTTGTCCCAAAACTACAGTGTTTTGGTGCTTGAACGAGGTGGGTCACCCTATGGCAACCCCAACATCACCAACTTAGATACCTTTGGCGCTGCTCTCTCCGACATCTCCCCCACCTCTCCCTCTCAGCGTTTCATCTCTCAAGACGGCGTCATCAACTCCAGAGCTCGCGTCCTTGGCGGCGGTAGTTGTTTGAACGCTGGCTTCTACTCTCGAGCCAGCCCTCAATATGTAAG GGAAGCGGGTTGGGATGGAAAGACTGCGAATGAATCGTACCAGTGGGTGGAGAAATTGGTGGCGTTTAAGCCACAGGTAAAACAGTGGCAATCCGCTGTAAGGGATGGCCTGTTGGAGATAGGGGTGGTGCCTAACAATGACTTCACTTATGATCACATTTATGGGACTAAGGTTGGAGGTACCATCTTTGACGAGCAAGGTTTCAGGCACATCGCAGCTGATCTTCTCGAATATGCCAATCCCATTGGAATTACTGTGCTCTTGCATGCCCCTGTGCAAAGGATCTTGTTTAGAATGAAAG GTGCAAGAAAGCCCAGGGCCCATGGAGTGGTGTACAGAGACGCATTAGGGCGTAAACACAAGGCGTACCTGAAGCAGGGGTCCAAGAACGAGATCATTGTATCAGCCGGTGCACTTGGAAGCCCACAGCTTTTAATGTTGAGTGGAGTGGGCCCAGCACAGCACCTTCGAGCCCATAACATTAGTGTAACACTGGACCAGCCATTGGTGGGACAGGGTATGGCAGATAACCCCATGAATGCCATCTTCATCCCATCTCCTGTCCCTGTAGAGGTCTCACTCATTGAGGTTGTCGGCATCACCAGCTTTGGTAGCTACATTGAAGCTGCCAGCGGTGAAAACTTTGCTGGTGGTTCACCAAAGGACTATGGGATGCTCTCCCCAAAG ATTGGTCAACTCTCCACGGTTCCTCCAAAGCAGAGGACCCCAGAAGCACTTTCAAAAGCCATAGAATCCATGTCAACTCTCGACCAAGCAGCTTTCAGAGGTGGATTCATCCTCGAGAAAATCATGGGTCCATTCTCCACCGGCCATCTAGAGCTCCAAACCCGCAACCCGAACGACAACCCATCAGTGACCTTCAACTACTTCCAGGACCCGCGAGATCTTCAGAGATGCGTGCAGGGCCTCACCACTGTGGAGAAGGTAATCGAGTCCAAAGCTTTCTCTCCATTCAAATATGAAACCATGCCAATCTCCGTTTTGCTCAACATCACCGCAAGTTCCCCTGTGAACTTGTTGCCCAAACACGCCAATGTGTCAACGTCGCTGGAGCAGTTCTGCAAAGACACCGTGATGACCATTTGGCATTATCATGGAGGCTGTCAAGTTGGGAGAGTTGTGGATAGTGATTATAAGGTTCTTGGTGTGGATGCATTACGTGTTGTTGATGGTTCCACTTTTATTTCTTCTCCTGGAACTAATCCTCAAGCCACTGTTATGATGCTTGGCAG GTATATGGGAGTCAAGATATTGGGAGAGAGACTTGCTGCTGATGATGAATGA